TTTTTGACGTTACCAAATATGACGTTACGATAAATCCCCAAAGGGATTGAAAGTCGGAATGTTATCCTAGAAAGTATACAACTTATAGTCTTAGACGAATTCTCGTTTTATAATACCTATCAGAAGGAAATGTTATTGGAATTAGTAGAAATAATAAATAGGGAATATGCTAAAACTCAAATAGTAGTTTTAACTGCAACGTTAGATAATAGTAAAGAGTTGGAAGAAAGATTAACTAATATTAACGATTTAGAAACTATAACCATTAGCGGTAAATTATTTAGGAGACCCAACTATACTTATTTCGTTCAAAGAATTCTTAGCTTAAGTGAAATAGCCAACATAATTTCAGAGTTAATTAAAAGTGATGAAAATACATTAGTTTTCACTCCATCTATAAATGTAGCCGAGAGACTTAAAAAATACTAAACTCGCCTTACTGTGATACGCACCACTTTAAAAAAGATCATCAGGCAAGAGTTCAAATAGAGAAAAGATTAAAAGATGGCAATTTAAAATGTGTGATATCTCCTAAGACTCTACAGCAAGGAATAGATATAGGCTCCATAAAAAACGTCGTGCATATTGGACTTCCAGACGATCCGTCGGATTTTATACAAAGGGAAGGAAGAAAGGGAAGGAGAAATGAAATAGATTTCACTAGATCAATAATAATCCCTTGGAGGGAAAAAGATTTACTTTTAATATCAGATCCTAATCGTTTTAACGAATGGTTATCCATTGGTAATGTATCATATTTTAGAATAACAAGAAATAAATATTTGGAACTTTTTAGAAAAATCTATAATTATTATAGAAAAGGAAACAGAAGATTGGAAGGTGATATAAGACTTGAAATCGCTAATATGAAGATGAAAATAAGAACTTTCTGGACTAACATGCAGTTTTATGATTTCGGGATGACAAGGTATAAGTACTATATAGATGATAAATTAATACCATTAGTCATATCTAAAAGAGACCTAGTTAAATATTATCAACCGGGTTCAATAGATCTAACGTACGATTCCTTTATTATAGGTCACAGTTCAGATAGGATTTATGGCACTAATATTAGGCAAACTAATTTACCAAGCTTCCTGAACTTAATGGTAAAGAGATACTATATTATCACCGAGGGTAAAAGGTCCTTTTATCAAGATATAATTAAAGGAAAAGTTTTTAGCGAAACGCTAATTAACGTAAATCCACCTGAGGGATTCGGAATTCTTAAAATGAGAGCTGATGATGTATTATGGTTTGTAGAAACTAGCTCAGAGGAAGTTGAATTGGAAAATATAAAGGTTAAAAAATCTAATTATGAAGTTATTTCATTAAAGGAGACAACTGGAACTAAAATCTTTGATTCCTATAAGTTACCTACGTATGGTTATTCAATTAATTCTACCTCAGAAAACGTTTTAATAAATCGCTTAGGTATTGTAGCCTTTATATCCCTTTTAAGGATAACTAAAAAGGCCAGCATAAACGAATTAGGTTACATTGCAGATAAGGGAAAAATAGTTATTTGGGAAGAAATGCCTTCTGGATTATTAGAAAGTCTAGACTATGATAGTTTAGAAGAAGAAATAAGTCACGTAGACTATAACGCTTTAAGAATTATAATAAGCGGAATAGATCCATTAGCTTTCAACGAGTCTTTAAACGAGAGTAGTTTCAATATAGCGTTAAAAATTACGTTAGATATAATAAGAACCTTAAAGCAAAAAATAATTAACCAAATATGAATATTATCTATAATATTTTTAGATAAATCAACATCTAATTGAAAGTTTAGTACAAATTCGCTCATCTCTATACTAACGCCTAAGTTAAATTAGATAGAAGCTTTTTCGCGAGAATTATTAGAGTTTTATTTTACGTTAAAAATAATTTAATTTTTATGGAATAAATTAAAAAATTTTCGATTTAACTCCAAAACAATATCAGTGTAAAATGAAAAGATTCGTTTTATTAGCCTAAGAATAAGATAAGTATTTAAGGGAATGAAAACTCCTTAAACTACCTAACCACAATGCTTTAATTCTATATTTAAACATGAATTTTAAATGAGGAGAATTTTCAAGGCAAAGCAGATTGAAGAGATGCTTAGCGATAAAGATAAGGTATTTATAGGAGGTCTACCTTTTAGTGGTAAAACTACTCTAATAAATAAATTTTACAATAAGCATAAAAGTGAGGAAATACAATTTATTGAATTACCTAAAAAATTCAACAGCATTAATGAGTTAAATGAGTGGAAAAATAAAATAAAGGAAATTAGAAGGGGTATAATAGAAGGAAGAACTTACGTAATAGAACTCTTATTAGGTAAAGTATCAATAGTTAATACACCATCTCTTCAATCTCCTTATCTAGATTTTAGAGGAAATGCAGTAAGCATGAAGAGTATAGATGCCATCAAGAGGATATATAAAAATGGTATAAAGGATGATAAGGCAGTATCTAAAATTTTAATGTACTCAACTATTGCAATGCCAAACTACTTTACAGTCATACCTAAATTAGTAAATGAAGGGATTGAATTATATAAGCAAGGTAAACTAGATAAGATCTTGGAGGTTGTATTAGGAGTAAAGAGATTATACTCTTCATTTCCTAAAATAGATATAAGTGGAGAGGATAGCATAACTTATGCTTTAGGATCAGTCTTACCGAGGGATATAGATTTTAAGACAGCGTGGAGTGAGTTAAGTGAGACGTGGAAAGAGTTAATATATTATAGGCTTGACTCCGCATTAAGGCTTCTGCCTGGTAGTGCAGAGAAAATCATTGGTCAAAAAGATGTTAAACCGTTAGGAGATAAAGTGGATGTAGCTGATATAGAACCCTTTTTCGTAGATCTAGCTGAATGGGGAAAGTCAATTATTCTTGATGGTAATAATCTCTGTATAGTGGGTCCGCTACGTTCTGCAAAATCTTCCCTAGCAAATTACATATATTCTATGGTTAATTCTAAAGATGTTTCTTTGTTAGATTATAATAATTACGATTTGTTAAATTTAGATAAGAAAATAAAATCAGAAAGTAAAAAATATATTGCAGTTCTCACTGACGATATTTTTTATTCAATCCCTGCAGAATGTAAAGTAATAGAATCGAGAAGTTATATTAAAGACTTTATTGATTACCTTTATTTGAAGAATAATGTAAGACGCGTAGAAGGCGCTAAGACTGATGTGCCGATTCATTATTACTATCTTTATAAATTAAAATATAATATGTCTGATGAACAAATATATAATGAGTATAAATCTGATATGAACAAATATATTATAAATACTATTTTCGGAAATAATAAAGAATTGATCAATAATTATCTCCCACTTCTAATTGTAGGTAAAAAGTATTTACCTTTACCGGTTAAAGTTAGTGAAATAATATTGAATAAACTTAACAAACAAATAGATAAAACTTTCATTAACTGGTTCTCAGTATTCGATTTTACAGATTACGAGGTAGATGAAAATGGGGAAATAAAAAAGGCAGCATATGACGCAGTAGATAAAGTAAGGGAAGAGCTTATAAGAGTAGTTAAGGAGAATAAATTTGAGGAAGACCTACTTAAAGCCTATTTTGACGCCATATCAACTTATCCAATTGTTCAAGATACCAAAATCGACGAGTTTATAAAGACGGGATATGGAGATTATTCTCTAATTGCATACCTTCTACTTTACACTCCCGACATAATATATGAATTTAATTGGGATTTAGGTGAAAGAGTAAATCAAGTTTGTAGTTCATTAAAAAGTTTAGAGGATATAATCTGGAAGGATATAACTAGTTCGGAAGATATTATTGACGAAATATTGGAAGAAGTAATGAATTTCGCTGAGTCAAAACCGTCAAATTACGCTAGTATTTATGAAATATTATCATCTGAAAACGTTAATATAGAATGTTTAAGAAAGGCGTTTAACATATTAAAGTGGTATATAAGCTCACAAAATGATCGATTTGTATTCACCAAATTTGAAAATAAGTTATATAATGTTATACTAAAGACAAAGGATGATAAGCTAATAGAGTACTATTTGAAAATGAGTTTTACAGATGCTATGCGAAGTGCCATATATATTAATCTTGAACATATCAATAAAATTGCCGAAATTTCAGATAATGCAAAATTGTCAGCATTACCTTTAATAATGCTAAATAAAGCAATCAACAACAAGGAGGAAATAGACAATATTACGGATCCTATAGAAGCTTATGCTGCATTACTAGCAATTATGCGTTTAGAAATTGATGCAATAGCTGAAGATAAGATAGACACTATCATTAAGTATTATAAATATCTAGATGAACTTTATGATAAATTTATTAGAAATGTTAGGAAAATTGATGAGAAAGTATTATTTACACTTTATAATATAGCTTTTGATGCGTATGTAAATGAAAAGAGAGAAGTATTGGATTCATTAGCTGAAAATAAGGAATTTATTGATTTTGAATACGGACTAATAATGTTTTACTTCTATAAAGTTAAAGATGATTTAAAGCAAGTTCTTGACTACATTACTACGTTAGTTGAACCACGTTATAATCTTTTAATAAAATTAAAGAAATTGTATGATGATGATGTATATGAACTATTCGAA
The genomic region above belongs to Saccharolobus caldissimus and contains:
- a CDS encoding helicase-related protein, producing MEKRLKDGNLKCVISPKTLQQGIDIGSIKNVVHIGLPDDPSDFIQREGRKGRRNEIDFTRSIIIPWREKDLLLISDPNRFNEWLSIGNVSYFRITRNKYLELFRKIYNYYRKGNRRLEGDIRLEIANMKMKIRTFWTNMQFYDFGMTRYKYYIDDKLIPLVISKRDLVKYYQPGSIDLTYDSFIIGHSSDRIYGTNIRQTNLPSFLNLMVKRYYIITEGKRSFYQDIIKGKVFSETLINVNPPEGFGILKMRADDVLWFVETSSEEVELENIKVKKSNYEVISLKETTGTKIFDSYKLPTYGYSINSTSENVLINRLGIVAFISLLRITKKASINELGYIADKGKIVIWEEMPSGLLESLDYDSLEEEISHVDYNALRIIISGIDPLAFNESLNESSFNIALKITLDIIRTLKQKIINQI